In Maridesulfovibrio frigidus DSM 17176, a genomic segment contains:
- a CDS encoding GGDEF domain-containing protein produces the protein MKPTDLTLNEQLRITSHEIAKRKGLLDISDEDAKILLDTKPIIISDLDTIVEDFYDILVEVEGVAQVIGDAESLYRLKNHLRGYLRSLFDAQYDIHYVQSRLRIGLVHKRIGVPPKLYIAAYKILSGILQDRLRTTKSDEPCKICIQRYKALEKLMLFDLVLVFDTYIQGLVNEVNRSREDLEVYARDLEFTVAERTQQLAEQANKDGMTSLYNQRSFFEHMRKELARAQRRAERFSLCYLDLDHFKQANDTKGHKYGDAVLINVAKAMGQILREEDVAARYGGDEFCIMLPQTTSDMAKSVCNRLTKAFSEMDQECRVTMSIGIAEFIPDMDIDADTLIKKADKAMYASKKQSGHYITLYSDDLNSVKTE, from the coding sequence ATGAAACCAACAGATCTCACCCTAAACGAGCAACTGCGAATAACTTCACATGAGATAGCTAAACGCAAGGGGTTACTTGATATCTCTGACGAAGATGCAAAAATATTATTGGACACTAAGCCAATCATAATCTCTGATTTAGATACTATTGTAGAGGATTTTTATGACATATTGGTGGAAGTTGAAGGCGTAGCGCAGGTCATCGGAGATGCCGAAAGTTTGTACCGGCTTAAAAATCACTTGCGAGGCTATCTCCGATCACTATTCGATGCTCAATATGACATCCATTACGTCCAATCTCGATTACGCATTGGACTTGTTCACAAACGCATAGGCGTCCCTCCCAAACTCTACATCGCGGCCTACAAAATTTTAAGCGGAATATTACAAGATAGGCTTAGAACAACGAAAAGTGATGAGCCCTGTAAAATCTGCATTCAACGTTATAAAGCTTTAGAAAAACTAATGCTATTCGACTTGGTTCTTGTTTTTGACACTTATATTCAAGGACTGGTTAATGAAGTAAACCGGAGCCGTGAAGATCTTGAAGTATATGCCAGAGACCTTGAGTTTACTGTTGCTGAACGGACCCAGCAACTTGCGGAGCAAGCAAATAAAGACGGTATGACAAGTCTTTATAATCAACGTAGTTTCTTTGAACATATGCGTAAGGAATTGGCTCGAGCACAACGCCGGGCGGAAAGATTCTCACTATGCTATTTAGACCTTGATCATTTCAAACAGGCTAATGACACGAAGGGCCATAAGTACGGAGATGCAGTGCTCATCAACGTAGCAAAAGCAATGGGACAAATTTTACGAGAAGAAGATGTCGCCGCTAGATACGGTGGAGACGAATTCTGCATAATGCTACCCCAGACCACAAGCGACATGGCAAAGTCTGTTTGCAATAGGCTGACAAAAGCATTTTCAGAAATGGACCAAGAATGCAGGGTTACAATGAGCATTGGAATTGCTGAGTTCATTCCAGATATGGATATCGATGCCGACACACTCATCAAGAAAGCCGACAAGGCTATGTATGCTTCCAAAAAACAATCGGGACACTACATAACTTTGTATTCGGACGATCTTAATTCTGTAAAAACTGAGTGA